One genomic window of Peromyscus maniculatus bairdii isolate BWxNUB_F1_BW_parent chromosome 2, HU_Pman_BW_mat_3.1, whole genome shotgun sequence includes the following:
- the E2f2 gene encoding transcription factor E2F2 isoform X2 — MNAEQALDQLIQSCSQTFKHLTEDNANKKLAYVTYQDIRAVGNFKEQTVIAVKAPPQTRLEVPDRAEDNLQIYLKSTQGPIEVYLCPEEVQEPDSPAKEALPSTSTLSPVPDFAEPSCSPDPGIAEAVTSSVLMPQPVPPPPAPSLVPLETTDNMLELSHPLLQQTEDQFLSPILAASSPLINFSPPLDQDEYLWGMDEGEGISDLFDSYDLGDLLIN; from the exons ATGAACGCGGAGCAGGCCTTGGACCAGCTCATCCAGAGCTGCTCCCAGACCTTCAAGCACCTGACGGAAGATAACGCCAACAAGAA ACTGGCCTATGTGACTTACCAGGACATCCGTGCTGTGGGCAACTTCAAGGAGCAGACAGTGATCGCTGTCAAGGCCCCTCCACAGACAAGATTGGAAGTGCCGGACAGGGCGGAG GACAACCTGCAGATTTATCTCAAGAGTACCCAAGGGCCCATCGAAGTCTACCTGTGCCCGGAGGAGGTGCAGGAGCCAGACAGTCCTGCCAAGGAGGCCCTCCCCTCCACCTCTACCCTCAGCCCCGTCCCTGACTTCGCCGAGCCCAGCTGCAGCCCCGACCCTGGGATCGCAGAGGCCGTAACGTCTTCAG TGCTGATGCCCCAGCCGGTCCcgccaccaccagcaccatcCCTTGTCCCCTTGGAAACCACTGACAACATGCTGGAGCTGTCTCACCCACTTCTGCAACAGACTGAGGACCAGTTCCTGTCCCCAATCCTGGCCGCCAGCTCCCCGCTGATCAACTTCTCCCCACCCTTGGACCAGGACGAATACCTGTGGGGCATGGATGAGGGTGAGGGCATCAGCGACCTCTTTGACTCCTATGACCTTGGGGACCTGTTGATTAATTGA